DNA from Pelobacter propionicus DSM 2379:
AACGCCCTGTTCCAGCGCAAGAACGGAGTCTGGCTTTTCACCGACGGCGTACGGGTCCGCCCCAAGCCGTTAATCGTGGAGAAAATCGGCCGCAACGACCCGTGCAGATGCGGGAGCGGCCAGAAATACAAGAAATGCTGCGGGAAATAGCGCCTGCACACCAATGAAAAAGGGCGCCCTGGCCATGAAAGACCAGAGCGCCCTTTTTTTCATTACTGCTAGGAGTCTGTCGGGCTTAACGCATTCAGCCGTCATCTCCAGGGCGTTTTCAATTGGTTAACCTGCTGTATTTATTGAATAAGTCGTCAGCTTTAGCTTGCGTTTTCTTGGTGTATCCCGTATATTTGTCCGGTAATATCAACTGGTTAGGTATCGGGGTTGACTATGAAATCAAAGTTTATTGAAGTTGACCGGGAAACACCCTATCTGCTCCCGCCATCGCTGCAGGATTGGCTACCAGAAAAGCACTTGGCCCGGTTTGTGGTCGAAATTGTCGAACAGCTCGACCTGCGCTCTTTGAAAGCTACCTATGCCGGCCGAGGCTCGCAGCCCTATAACCCTGAGATGCTGGTAGCATTGTTGTTTTACGGTTATGCGACAGGCGTATTCTCCAGCCGGAAGCTTGAGCGCAGCACCTACGACTCCGTGGCATTCCGGTTCATAGCGGCAAACAGTCATCCTGACCACGATACCATTGCCACCTTCCGCCGGCGGTTTCTGCCGCAACTGAACAAGCTGTTTGCCCAGATTCTGCTGATCGCTCATCAGATGGAGGTGCTGAAACTGGGCAACGTTAGTTTGGATGGCAGCAAAATCAAGGCGAATGCCTCCAAGCACAAGGCGCTGAGCTATGAGCATGCCTGCAAGCTTGAAGAGCAGATCAAGGCTGAGGTTGGCGAACTGCTCAAAAAGGCCGAGGCAGCGGACCATGCCGATATTCCGGACGGCATGAACATCCCCGAAGAACTGGAACGTCGGGAAAAGCGTCTTTCCGCCATTGCCGCAGCCAAGGTCGAGATCAAAAAACGTGCCGCTGAGCGCCATGCTCGTGAACAGGCCGCTTATGAGAAGAAAGTCGCCGAACGGGCCAAGAAGGAGCAGGCAACGGGCAAGAAGGCCAAGGGGAAAGAGCCGAAACCGCCCAAATCCGGCCCCACTGCCAAAGATCAGGTCAATCTGACCGATGAAGAGTCGCGGATCATGCCGACCTCCGGTGGCGGATTCGAGCAGACGTACAACGCCCAGGCCGGTGTGGATACGGCATCAAAGCTCATCGTTTCGGCCCATGTTACCCAGAATCCCAATGACAAACAGGAGCTGACACCGACCCTGGAGAACCTGGCGGCGCTGCCTGAGAAGCTTGGCAAGGCAACCGATCTGGTAGCTGACAGTGGCTACTTCAGCGAAACCAATGTAACTGCCTGTGAGGAGAACGGGATAACTCCCTACATTGCCGTAGACCGGCAGAGTCACAACGTGCCACTGATGGAGCGCTTTGCCGAACCGCCGCCGTTACCCGAAGATGCCGATTCCGTGGCCAGAATGAAGCATCGCCTGAAGACACCTTCCGGCAAGGCGATCTACGCCCAGCGAAAAGTCACCTCGGAACCGGTCTTCGGCATCATCAAGGCGGTCATGGGATTCAGAAGCTTTCTTCTTCGTGGCTTTGAAGCAGTAAAAGGCGAATGGAACCTCGTCTGCATGGCCTACAACATCAAACGGCTGCATGTCTTGGCCGGATAGAATGAGAAATAGCGAAAATCAGCCTGTAATAACCGCAGTCATCGCTGAAAGGGCTGAATTAACCAGGTTGCCGGTGGGAAGACGAACACATACGGAACTTTTTTAATCGGCTTGGCCACAAAAGAGGGCGCCCCTGAGGTCAAGCCCGACAGACTCCTAGATGCTTCAGTACAGTCCGGCGGAGATCTTCGCCTCCTGGCTGGCGAGCATCTCCCCTCCCAGATGTGTCGCCCTGTGGCAGGCGCCGCAGGTCAGTCCCTCATGCACCCGTATCCAGAGAACCCGGTTCTCGGTATCACACCATTCGCAGTTCCAGCGGTAGTAATCCTCATCGATTCGTATCTTCATACAACCTCCATTTTCTCTCCGTGTCTGCCTCTACCATAGACCAGGATTATTACGATACAGTTGCGATCACCAAAAAGGTGTGTGAAACATCACCGGATCCTATCAGTGCCCCCCCCAGACGGCCTGTCAACCAAACTTCTACGCACTATTTTACAAATCGACACAGAGTTGTAACATTCCTATGTTACAAGCTCATGAATCGTACACGGATACAGTGTGTCAGATCACGACCACCGAGGAGTCACCCATGAAACAGAGGATCCTGATCATCGAAGACGAGCGGGACCTTGCCGAGCTTTTGGCCTTCAACCTGGAGAAGGAGGGGTTTGCGCCCCGCTGCGCCTTTGACGGCATTTCAGGGCTCGAGGCGGCCCGCGACAGCAAGCCCGACCTGATCGTCCTGGACCTGATGCTGCCCGGAATGCTGGGCACCGAGGTCTGCAAGGCCCTGCGCAAGGACACGACCACCAGCCGCATACCGGTCCTGATGGTCACCGCCAAGGGGGACGAGATCGACCGGGTGGTGGGGTTCGAGCTGGGGGCCGACGACTATATCGTCAAGCCCTTCTCCATGCGGGAACTCTGCCTGCGCATCAGGGCAATTCTCAGGCGCTGCGACGTTGAACAGCCAACCGGATCGCCGCTTCTCACCCTGGGTGATATCGTCATCGACCGGGAGCGCCACCGGGTGGTCAGCGCCGATGCGGAAACCGACCTGACCTCCACGGAGTTCAAGCTGCTGCTCTACCTGGTGGAGCGCCGCGGCCGGGTAATCAGCCGGGACCAGCTGCTGCAGGACGTGTGGAGCTACCATGATGTGGGGGATACGCGCACCGTGGATACGCACATCACCCGACTGCGCGGCAAGCTGGGCGCTCCGGGAGAGCAGATCAAGACGGTTCGGGGTTTCGGCTACAAAATCGAGGAGAACTAGTCCCATGACATTCCGCTGGAAACTGATGCTTTCCTACCTGCTGCTGATTCTCTTGCTGTCCGGCTCCTATTACCTGAGTTTCGATCACAGCGCCCAGAGCTACTTTCTGGACGAGAGCCGCGAGAACCTGATCAGCCAGACCAGACTGGCCAAGCTGCTGGCCGAGCAGGAGAGGGATACGATGCCGCCCCAACAGCTGGCCGAGAGGATCGGCTCCGCCATCAAGGCCCGCGTCACCCTGATCGACCGCTCGGGCCTGGTCAGGGGCGACTCCGATGTCAGCAAGGTCGAACTATCCCATCTGGAAAACCACCTCAAACGTCCGGAAGTCGTCCAGGCCATGCAGGGTGGGATCGGCAGCAGCCTGCGCTATTCCGAGACCCTGAAGACCGACATGCTCTACACGGCCCTTGGTTACGAGAGCAACGGCCACTACGGCTTCATCAGACTGTCGCTCCCCCTGGAGCGCCTCTCCAGCGCCACGGCCGCCCTGCACCGCATGACCGCAGGCTCCGTGGGCATGGCGCTCCTGGCCGCCCTGGCCTTCAGCCTGCTCCTCTCCCGCGTCACCTCCCGCCCTTTGCGCGAAATGGCGGAGGTGGCCGCCCGCATCGGCAGAGATGGCGAGTACAGCCGCATCCCGGTCGCCTCCCAGGACGAGATCGGCGCCCTGGCCTCGGTCCTGAACGACATGGCCGAGCGCATCGACGCTCAGATGCACGGGTTGGACGCGGAAAAGACCCGGCTGGACGCGATCCTGCGCGGCATGGGCGAGGGGGTCATGGTGGCCAGCGCTGACGGTGCCATCACCCTGGTCAATCCCGCCTTCAGGAAGATGTTCGCCATGACGGACGGGGTAGAGGGGAAAAAGCTGATCGAGGTATGCCGCAACCCCGACCTGCAGGCTGCCTTCCATGACCTGGCTCGTTGCGGGGGAGAGCTGAGCCGTGAGATCCGCATCCAGCCGGGTGATGTCACGCTGCTGACCCATTGGGTGCCCCTGGCCATGGATGGCGCCGGCCAGGGGGTCGTGGCGGTGTTTCACGACATTACCGACATGAAACACGTGGAGGAGATGCGCCGCGACTTCGTGGCCAACGTATCCCATGAGCTACGCACCCCGGTCTCGGTCATCAAGGGATATGCCGAAACCCTCATGCAGAATGACATGCTCGTCTCCGAACCGGAGCACGCCACCCGCTTCGTGGAGATCATCCGCAGGCATGCCGAACGGTTGACCACCCTGATCAACGACATCCTGACCCTCTCCTGCCTGGAGGCCAGGAACAGCGCCCTGGAGCTCAACGCCATGGATGTGGGCACGACCATCGCCAAATCCTGCGCCCTGCTCGCCCCCCGGGCAGCGGAAAAGAAGATTTGCCTCCATAACGAAGTTGGCAACAATCTTCCCCGGACACTTGTCGACCAGGGTCGGCTGGAGCAGGTGCTGGTGAACCTGATCGACAACGCCGTCAAGTACACTCCCGAGGGGGGCACGATCCGCCTGTTTGCGGAACAGGGAGAAACGTTCCTCAGAATCTCCGTGCAGGACAGTGGCATCGGCATCCCGCCCAGGGACCTCCCCCGCATCTTCGAGCGCTTCTACCGCGTGGATGAGGGACGCAGCCGCGAGCAGGGGGGCACCGGCCTGGGGCTCGCCATCGCCAAGCACATCGTCCAACTCCACGGCGGCGAACTGACGGTCACGAGCACTCCGGGCAAGGGCTCGACCTTCTCCTTCACCCTGCGCATGGCCACAAACAGCTGAGTTTTCACACACTGTTTCCCCTTCTGTGACAGAATCGTAACAGTGCCGTGCTAGGGTAACAACCATTGAAAAGCACCACCCACATCTCAGGAGGATTCCATGATTAAGAAGGCAATTGTCACAGCTGCGTTACTGGCCCTGTCGGTCGCATCGGCGCAGGCAGCGCCAACTCACATCGATGCCAAGATCAAGACGTACACTCCCGTCGCCGGTGTTGCCGGCAACCTCAACAGCATCGGGTCAGACTCCCTCAACAACCTGATGACCTACTGGGCCGAGGGCTTCAAGAAGAAATACCCCAACGTGAACCTGCAGATCGAAGGCAAGGGCTCCAGCACCGCCCCTCCTGCGCTGGTTGCCGGCACCGCCCAGCTTGGCCCCATGTCCCGGGAGATGAAGGGGACCGAGATCGAGGCGTTCCAGAAGAAGTACGGCTACAAGCCGACAAAAATAGGCGTAGCCCTGGACTCCCTGGCCGTATTCGTCAACAAGGACAACCCGGTCAAATCCCTCTCCCTGGACCAGGTGGACGCCATCTTCTCCAAGACCCGCAAGAGCGGGCACGCCGAAATAACCACCTGGGGCCAGGTGGGGGTAACCGGAAAACTGGCCAGCAAGCCGATCAGCCTCTACGGTCGCAACTCGGCCTCGGGAACCTACGGCTATTTCAAGGAGCACGCCCTCAAAAAGGGTGACTTCAAGAACACGGTCAAGGAACAGCCCGGCTCCGCCTCGGTGGTGGAAGGGGTTGCCAGGGATGTGGCCGCGGTGGGCTACTCCGGCATCGGCTACACCACCTCGGGCGTTCGCGCAGTGCCCCTCTCCGTCAAGGACGGCGCCCCGGCCGCCGCAGCCACCTACCAGAACGTGCTCAGCGGCACCTACCCCTTAAGCCGCATGCTCTACATCTATGTGGCCAAGAAACCGGGCCAGCCGCTGCCCAAGGTAGTGTCGGAGTTCCTCAAGTATGTGCTCTCCAAGGAGGGGCAGCAAATTGTCGTCAAGGATGGCTATGACCCGCTAACCGCAAAGTTGGTGGACAATCAGCTCAAGAACCTGAAATAGACCAGGCGGCGTTCCACCCATCCCCTCCCGGCAGCCCCTGATGTTCCGCCGGGAGGAGATCCTTTTGCCCCAGCATACGGCACCCAGATAAAGACACCCATGAAAACAGACCTCTCGAAAAAATCCCGACGGCAGGACCGGCTGGCCGAATGGTTCATCAGGATAGGCGGCATACTGGTCATCGTATCGGTTGCCTGGATCCTGGTGATGATCGCCCGGGTCGCGCTGCCGCTCTTCAACCCGCCCAGGGCCGACATCAGCTCGTCATGCACGCTCCCCTCTCCCCTGAGGGGACAGAGGATGGTGACCAGCGGCGTCGACGATAGCCTGTCCCGGGTCTTCCTGATGGACGAGAAAGGCTCGCTCCATCTTGTCCAGGCATCCAGCGGCCGGCTGATGGAGTCGCTCACGGTGCCCGCCATCCCTGCCGGCGCAACCAGGATCGTCTCCGTTGACCATCTGGGAGCATCGACCTGCAACCTGCTCTGGGACAATGGCGCCGTAAGCTCCGTCACTATCTCCTTCACCTCCTCCGGCGTAGGCTCTGACAAAACGGCTGTTTCAGCGACCCTCACCTCCAATGACGAGCTGGCCTTTCCGGCAGCGAAGCCGGTGGAACGGACCTTCGTGCGCCGGCAGGACAATGGCGCCCTGAGAGTCGATCAGCTAAAGGATGGGCGCTTCGGCATCCATCAGCGCCTCGTGGAGAAGGACCTGCTGGACAACGAAACCACCCGCGACCTCTTCGGGGAAATTACCGACAAGCTGCCCGGAACGGTCACGGCAGCCATACTGGACCAGAAAGGGCACTACCTGTACGCCGGAACCGACAACGGCTGGGTCATGCGCTGGGACCTGTCCGACGTGGCCGTCCCGCGGCTGCTCGACACGGTCTCCGCAACCGGAGGCGCGGCCATAACCGCACTCAACCTGGTTTTGGGCGATGTTTCCCTGGCCATCGGCGACGCACGTGGCGGCTATGCCACCTGGTTCCCGGTCTCCTCCGCCGGGAGCGGCCAGGACAAGCGCCTGACCCGCATCCACACCCTGCCGCAACAGGCGGGCGCGGTGACCATGATCGCCCCCTCTCCGCGCAACAAGTCGCTGCTCTCCCTGGATAGCAGGGGAGTCGTACGCCTGGACCACACCACCTCTGAGCGCACCCTGGTCACCCCCAAGGAGAACTCGTCAGCAGTACTCCAAGCAGCGCTCTCTCCCCAGGGAAATGTCCTGACCGTTCTGGAGAGTTCGGGAAAGCTCACCACCTGGAATCTGCACATACCGCACCCGGAAATCACCCTGGGAACGCTGTTCGGCAAGGTCTGGTACGAGGGGTACGACAGGCCGGAGTACGTCTGGCAGTCATCCAGCGCCAACGACGATTTCGAGCCCAAGATGAGCCTGATGCCGCTTCTGTTCGGGACCATAAAGGCGACCCTCTTCGCCATGCTCTTTGCCATCCCCCTGGCGCTGTGCGGCGCCCTCTACACCAGCCAGTTCATGGCCCCGGCGCTCAAGTCGCGGGTCAAGCCGGCGGTGGAGATCATGGCGGCCATCCCCTCGGTGGTGGTCGGCTTCCTGGCCGGCCTCTGGCTGGCGCCGCTGGTTGACCATTCCCTGCTGGCGCTGTTCCTGGCCATGGCCATCGTTCCGCTCCTGATCATCATCTTCCTGCTCTTCTGGAAGCGGGTCAAACCGGCCTCCCGGCTGGATCAGTTGAGCCGTGGCAAGGAGTTCATCATCCTGATCCCGCTGGCGCTGGTGGGCATACTCATCTCCTGGCAGCTGGGGGGACTGGTGGAGGTCTCGCTCTTCGACAGCGATTTCAAGCAGTGGCTCTACAGCGTCCTGGGAATCCGCTACGACCAGCGCAACAGCATCATCATCGCCATCGCCCTTGGCTTCGCGGTGATACCGATCATCTTCACCATCGCCGAGGACGCCATCTCCAACGTGCCGCGCAACCTGA
Protein-coding regions in this window:
- a CDS encoding IS1182 family transposase translates to MKSKFIEVDRETPYLLPPSLQDWLPEKHLARFVVEIVEQLDLRSLKATYAGRGSQPYNPEMLVALLFYGYATGVFSSRKLERSTYDSVAFRFIAANSHPDHDTIATFRRRFLPQLNKLFAQILLIAHQMEVLKLGNVSLDGSKIKANASKHKALSYEHACKLEEQIKAEVGELLKKAEAADHADIPDGMNIPEELERREKRLSAIAAAKVEIKKRAAERHAREQAAYEKKVAERAKKEQATGKKAKGKEPKPPKSGPTAKDQVNLTDEESRIMPTSGGGFEQTYNAQAGVDTASKLIVSAHVTQNPNDKQELTPTLENLAALPEKLGKATDLVADSGYFSETNVTACEENGITPYIAVDRQSHNVPLMERFAEPPPLPEDADSVARMKHRLKTPSGKAIYAQRKVTSEPVFGIIKAVMGFRSFLLRGFEAVKGEWNLVCMAYNIKRLHVLAG
- a CDS encoding winged helix-turn-helix domain-containing protein, which encodes MKQRILIIEDERDLAELLAFNLEKEGFAPRCAFDGISGLEAARDSKPDLIVLDLMLPGMLGTEVCKALRKDTTTSRIPVLMVTAKGDEIDRVVGFELGADDYIVKPFSMRELCLRIRAILRRCDVEQPTGSPLLTLGDIVIDRERHRVVSADAETDLTSTEFKLLLYLVERRGRVISRDQLLQDVWSYHDVGDTRTVDTHITRLRGKLGAPGEQIKTVRGFGYKIEEN
- a CDS encoding ATP-binding protein; its protein translation is MTFRWKLMLSYLLLILLLSGSYYLSFDHSAQSYFLDESRENLISQTRLAKLLAEQERDTMPPQQLAERIGSAIKARVTLIDRSGLVRGDSDVSKVELSHLENHLKRPEVVQAMQGGIGSSLRYSETLKTDMLYTALGYESNGHYGFIRLSLPLERLSSATAALHRMTAGSVGMALLAALAFSLLLSRVTSRPLREMAEVAARIGRDGEYSRIPVASQDEIGALASVLNDMAERIDAQMHGLDAEKTRLDAILRGMGEGVMVASADGAITLVNPAFRKMFAMTDGVEGKKLIEVCRNPDLQAAFHDLARCGGELSREIRIQPGDVTLLTHWVPLAMDGAGQGVVAVFHDITDMKHVEEMRRDFVANVSHELRTPVSVIKGYAETLMQNDMLVSEPEHATRFVEIIRRHAERLTTLINDILTLSCLEARNSALELNAMDVGTTIAKSCALLAPRAAEKKICLHNEVGNNLPRTLVDQGRLEQVLVNLIDNAVKYTPEGGTIRLFAEQGETFLRISVQDSGIGIPPRDLPRIFERFYRVDEGRSREQGGTGLGLAIAKHIVQLHGGELTVTSTPGKGSTFSFTLRMATNS
- a CDS encoding PstS family phosphate ABC transporter substrate-binding protein, coding for MIKKAIVTAALLALSVASAQAAPTHIDAKIKTYTPVAGVAGNLNSIGSDSLNNLMTYWAEGFKKKYPNVNLQIEGKGSSTAPPALVAGTAQLGPMSREMKGTEIEAFQKKYGYKPTKIGVALDSLAVFVNKDNPVKSLSLDQVDAIFSKTRKSGHAEITTWGQVGVTGKLASKPISLYGRNSASGTYGYFKEHALKKGDFKNTVKEQPGSASVVEGVARDVAAVGYSGIGYTTSGVRAVPLSVKDGAPAAAATYQNVLSGTYPLSRMLYIYVAKKPGQPLPKVVSEFLKYVLSKEGQQIVVKDGYDPLTAKLVDNQLKNLK
- a CDS encoding ABC transporter permease subunit, whose protein sequence is MKTDLSKKSRRQDRLAEWFIRIGGILVIVSVAWILVMIARVALPLFNPPRADISSSCTLPSPLRGQRMVTSGVDDSLSRVFLMDEKGSLHLVQASSGRLMESLTVPAIPAGATRIVSVDHLGASTCNLLWDNGAVSSVTISFTSSGVGSDKTAVSATLTSNDELAFPAAKPVERTFVRRQDNGALRVDQLKDGRFGIHQRLVEKDLLDNETTRDLFGEITDKLPGTVTAAILDQKGHYLYAGTDNGWVMRWDLSDVAVPRLLDTVSATGGAAITALNLVLGDVSLAIGDARGGYATWFPVSSAGSGQDKRLTRIHTLPQQAGAVTMIAPSPRNKSLLSLDSRGVVRLDHTTSERTLVTPKENSSAVLQAALSPQGNVLTVLESSGKLTTWNLHIPHPEITLGTLFGKVWYEGYDRPEYVWQSSSANDDFEPKMSLMPLLFGTIKATLFAMLFAIPLALCGALYTSQFMAPALKSRVKPAVEIMAAIPSVVVGFLAGLWLAPLVDHSLLALFLAMAIVPLLIIIFLLFWKRVKPASRLDQLSRGKEFIILIPLALVGILISWQLGGLVEVSLFDSDFKQWLYSVLGIRYDQRNSIIIAIALGFAVIPIIFTIAEDAISNVPRNLTAASLALGASRWQTAWRVVLPSALPGVFSAVMIGFGRAIGETMIVLMATGNTPIMSWSIFNGLRSLSANIAVEIPEAPLDGSLYRVLFLSAVLLFIFTFVINSVAEALRQRFRRKYGRY